A genomic region of Desulfosarcina ovata subsp. ovata contains the following coding sequences:
- the nikB gene encoding nickel ABC transporter permease subunit NikB, producing the protein MLRYITRRLLVLIPLLLAVSIIVFSILRLGENDPAMAYLRLSQIPPTDEALAQAREELGLDRPIVVQYLDWLGKAVRLDFGRSYVTGVPVTERLLYYLPNTLYLGGVSLAITLILSFPLGIGSVIYKDRWPDHLTRALAYVGVSTPSFWLGFLLVFVFSVKMGWLPPLGKGGLAHVIMPAFTLSLMSMCINTRLIRGSMLEQMHTRSVLFARIRGIPEKWVIGRHVLKNSMIPVVTAIGMHIGEMIGGAVVVEIIFAWPGVGRYAVSAIYNRDFPVMQCFILMMTVLFVLCNLGVDILYAWLDPRIRYEGGTTR; encoded by the coding sequence ATGCTTCGATACATCACCCGGCGGCTGCTGGTTTTGATCCCGCTGTTGCTGGCGGTTTCCATCATTGTCTTTTCGATCCTGCGCCTGGGGGAAAACGATCCGGCCATGGCTTACCTGCGCCTTTCCCAGATTCCGCCCACGGACGAGGCCCTGGCCCAGGCCAGGGAAGAATTGGGGCTCGACCGGCCCATCGTGGTCCAGTACCTGGATTGGCTGGGCAAGGCCGTGCGCCTGGATTTCGGCCGCTCCTATGTGACGGGGGTGCCCGTGACCGAACGGTTGCTCTACTACCTGCCCAATACCCTGTATCTCGGCGGGGTCTCTTTGGCCATCACCCTGATTCTCAGCTTTCCCCTGGGGATCGGTTCGGTTATCTACAAGGATCGCTGGCCCGATCACCTTACCCGGGCGCTGGCCTACGTGGGGGTGTCGACACCCAGTTTCTGGCTGGGGTTCCTATTGGTCTTCGTCTTTTCCGTGAAAATGGGGTGGCTGCCGCCTTTGGGCAAGGGCGGCCTGGCCCATGTGATCATGCCCGCCTTTACCCTCTCCCTGATGTCCATGTGCATCAACACCCGGCTCATCCGGGGAAGCATGCTGGAGCAGATGCATACCCGCTCGGTGCTGTTCGCCAGGATCAGGGGAATCCCGGAAAAGTGGGTCATCGGGCGTCATGTGCTGAAAAATTCGATGATACCGGTGGTCACGGCCATCGGCATGCATATCGGCGAGATGATCGGCGGAGCCGTGGTGGTGGAGATTATCTTTGCCTGGCCCGGCGTGGGGCGTTATGCGGTTTCGGCCATTTACAACCGGGATTTTCCGGTCATGCAGTGCTTTATCCTCATGATGACGGTGCTGTTCGTTCTCTGCAACCTGGGGGTGGATATCCTCTATGCCTGGCTCGACCCGCGCATCCGCTACGAAGGAGGAACCACCCGATGA
- the nikC gene encoding nickel ABC transporter permease subunit NikC translates to MKMVRKLLGHKLIWFALPVILAILAMALFAPWIAPHPPDRVDLSQKLEPPGKSHLLGTDHLGRDILSRLIWGARASMGSVFLIINLIMIFSLVVGCLSGFLGGWVDSLFMRICEVFLTFPTFILAMFLIGVLGTGMFNVILAIFLTHWAWYARIIRGLVLSLRNSEYILASRVAGTRTWKIILRHIVPPVLAQLTILATLDIGHMMLHVSGLSFLGLGIQPPTPEWGVMINDARQYIWTRPELIMYPGIMIFLAVLAFNIPGDILRDSLDPAIQTEGD, encoded by the coding sequence ATGAAGATGGTGCGCAAGCTGCTGGGGCACAAACTGATCTGGTTCGCCCTGCCCGTGATCCTGGCGATTCTGGCCATGGCCCTGTTCGCTCCGTGGATCGCTCCGCATCCCCCGGATCGGGTGGATCTTTCCCAAAAGCTCGAGCCTCCCGGCAAAAGCCATCTTTTGGGAACCGATCACCTGGGACGGGACATCCTCTCCCGCCTGATCTGGGGAGCGCGGGCCTCCATGGGGTCGGTTTTTCTCATCATCAACCTGATCATGATTTTCAGCCTGGTGGTGGGATGTCTCTCCGGCTTTCTCGGCGGATGGGTCGATTCGTTGTTCATGCGGATCTGCGAAGTGTTCCTGACGTTTCCCACCTTCATCCTGGCCATGTTTCTCATCGGGGTGTTGGGCACGGGCATGTTCAACGTCATCCTGGCCATTTTTCTGACCCACTGGGCCTGGTACGCCAGGATTATCCGCGGGCTCGTGCTCAGCCTGAGAAACAGCGAGTACATCCTGGCCTCCCGGGTGGCGGGTACGCGGACCTGGAAGATTATCCTGCGCCATATCGTTCCGCCCGTGCTGGCCCAGTTGACCATCCTGGCCACCCTGGACATCGGTCACATGATGCTGCATGTCTCCGGTCTCTCTTTTCTGGGACTCGGCATCCAGCCGCCCACCCCGGAATGGGGGGTGATGATCAACGATGCGCGGCAGTACATCTGGACGCGACCGGAACTGATCATGTACCCCGGAATCATGATTTTTCTGGCCGTTCTGGCCTTCAATATCCCGGGAGATATCCTGCGGGACAGCCTCGACCCGGCGATTCAAACGGAAGGAGACTGA